In Euphorbia lathyris chromosome 2, ddEupLath1.1, whole genome shotgun sequence, the sequence CGATCGTTTCTTACCATTATAATATCAGTTATGAACTTTAGTAATAGTCATGGTACTATCACCAGTGGATCAACGCAGCTGGAGTCAGTCTTTCCCATAAGGTAATCTCAGCTAACAGACCTCTCAACCAACCTGTTTCTTCACTAGTTGTAGTCAGCACTACTATTTCTGTTTCCATGATTGATTGAGCTAAAATAGTTTGTTTCTTAAACTTCTATAAACATCTCCATTAGCTATACTAAAGATATAGCCACTGGTTTCCTTGGAATCATCTGACAAAGTGTTCCAGTCATCATCACTATATCTTTCAAAGACGACTATAAAGCTTCGGTAATGAAATCCAAGGTTTATAGTTCTTTGAAGGTACCTCATGACCCTTTCAATATCATCTCAATTCTCTACACTTGGTCTTCTATTAAACCTGGACAATAATCACCCGACATAAACTATGACAGGTTTAGTACGATCCGTGGCATACTGAAGACTGCCAATTATGATAGCATACTCTAATTATCTTACATTGTTTTTAGTGTTCTTAAAAGCTTCACACTCGGGTCATAAAGTGtaaacatatatttatagtcAAAGTAATTATACTTATTTAAGATCTTCTTATTGTAATGCGATTGATCTAAATAAAACCCATTTCTGACCTAGTTATCTGGATGCCAAGTATAATACTGGATTCTCTAGAACTTTCATATCAATGTTTTCACATAACATGGATTTCACAACATTCATGACATGAATATTAGAACAAAAAATCCGCAAGTCATCCATGTATAGACATATAATAGTGCAAATGTCATTTTCAGATACATAGTAAATGCAtttatcactttcattcacTTTGAAGCCATGTGAAATAACACGGTTATTAAACTTTTTGTGCCACTGTTTTGGCGCTTATTTCAAGCCATACAAGGATTTATCAAACTTACACACTCTATGAGATTGATTATGACAACAAAACCCTCAGAATATCCATGTAAATCTCTTCTTATAATTCACCATTCAAAAAGacagttttaacatccatttgatgtataACAAGATTACCCAAAGTAATAAGAGCAACCAAGGCACAGAAGGATGTAAATCTAGTGACATGTGAATATGTGTCAAAGAAATCTATGTTCTCTCTTTGTCTAAAGCTTTTGGCTACAAGTCGTGCCTCATACTTATATATTGAACCACCAggttttagtttctttttaaGAGTCCAGTTGCAGCTCGGTGCTTTGCAAACTGGTGGTAAGTCGACTAAATTCCAAGTATTATTCTATTCAAGAGTGTCATTTTCAACATTAATGGCTTATTTATATAGGCCAAGGATCCTTGGAGCCTAAGTGGATCCTCCCCTAGTGTGTATGCACAACAATCAGGACAAAAGCCTTTTGAAACTCTAGGTATCTTACTCCTTTTAGGTTTTGACACCTCACCGTCACTGTGTACTACATTCCCAATGATAGGTATGTTACTAGATGATGCACCCCCGCTATTTTTAGATTTAAAAGGAAATATATCTTCATAAAAATAAGCATCATTCGACTTTAAAATTATATGTGCATTGAAATCATAAAACCTATATGCTTTAGTATTCACAACATATCCAATAAACGCACATTCACCTACTAGCAAGTTTGACTCTTTTAGGATAGACAAAGTTCAGAGTCCATTTTTTAGAATCTTATAAGCACAAATTTTGCTTTTTGACTTAGGGACTCTATTAAGCACATAACTTATAGTTAATGAACTCTCTCACCACCAATGGGAAGCAACACTAGAGTTAAGCATTATAGCAAAAACATACTTAGTGAGTGGCTTATTCTTTCTTTCAGCTTTTCTATTCATCTCAGATGAGTAAGGTGCAATGCTTTCATGTATGATTTCATGTGAGTTATAAAAGTGAATAAACATGCTAGAGTCATACTCTGTGCCTCTATCGCTATGAAGTCTCTTAATATTCTTATTGCGtttattttcaatctcaacaacaAAAAGCTTAAACTTTTCAAAAGCATCacttttgtttttcatcaagTACACAAAAGTAAAATCAGAGCAATCATCTGAAGTGATAAAGTATTGTTTACCATTTCTGGTTAAGGTTTCATCAAGTTCACAAATGTCAGAATGAGTTAAGTTACTCATGTTCCTAATGATGTTTGTTGACATGACAAAGATGAGCATGCCAAATATTAAAATCACACAACatgtaaataaaagaattcACTTTTTTGATTTCAACATTGAATTTAAACATGTCCTCGCTATCATGTCCTTTTCCTTAAAACATTCCATTTTTAGTCAAGGTAAACAAATATGCACCTATAACTTGAGTAAATATCATCTTATTAAGAAGATAGCTTGAAGCTAGATTCTTCCTCTTCTCTAGAGTGTGCATTACATCATTCGAAGTCACTATTTTTTCAGAGGTGAAGTTTAATTCCACACTACCAATTCCAGCAATAATAGTGGTATGGGAATCACCTAACAATACTTTCTTATCTTCGGTgataacaatatatattttaaacatatttCGACCATAACATATATGACAAGAGGTACCAATGTCTATCCACCACCCATCTGATCCACTAAAAATGTTGATTTCAGTTATCATAGCTACCAAAAGTAGTTCTTCAGTTAGGATAATACTAGGAGGAGCGTTTGGTATGTTCCCCAACTTACGTACCATATGACATGGTTTCCCGCAGTTGAAACAGAGAAAGACACTATCATTCTTAGGTGGCTGATGCTGAGGTCTATTTTGGTTCATTTGAAGGtttcaattctttttttttcccgaATATTGGAATTCTGGTTCTTGAAACTTTTCTAATTGGGTTTTAGAACAACAATGGATCTCTCAATGTTGTTTGAGATAACAAATACCTTTTTTTTCTAGTCTTGTTTTCAAGCTTCCTCCTCTATACGGAGACGGGTGATCAAACTTTTGAGAGAAAATTCTTTAGTTTTATGCCTgagaatattttaaaaatagcaATTTTCTAGAGTTCATGAGATTGCACCGCCACAGGTTTATCATCAGTCATCTAAAATTTGAGGTAGCGAATGTCAACATACTTCTTCATCCCAGCCTCCTCGGTGTCATATTTCTTCTATGGTGCATCCCAAATGTCCTTTCTAGATTTGTTTTCAGCATTATAGTAATCATACAGATCATCTCCAAGACCATTCAAGATCTAATGTTTACAAAGGAAGTCGGTCTCAATCCATGTATCAACCACATACTTTTCTTCCTTATGGGAGTTTAAGCAATAAGAGGGTTTTAAAAGTCAAAACAGAGGCAACCCATTTTGTAGTAAGGTAGAAAAGCATCTTTTGTTTCCATTGTTCGAAGTGAGCCCCCTCAAACCGGAACGATTTGTTGATATCAATCATGCTAGTAGTTTGTTCGATAGTCATGACAGTAAGAACGTCTTAAAATTGTTGATGCAGTTAAAAAATACCAAACAAGAAATTTCTGGGATAGCGGACAAGGCCGCTTTTTTAAGAATTCCACGACATTGCCTCGAGAATGTGCATGTAAACTAGTAGTCGGTTGTCTCTAGGATAAAATATCTCAGTCGAGTAATTGTAAATACAATTTTGAATTGCACTATATAAAATTGCTCAAATTCTTTACTCGAGGAGAAGGAAAAGAAACTacttaatgttttttttttcagaattcAGAAAAGATGAATGTGTTCTCTatatattttctatttcaaaCATTGATGGATTATGGAagcaaaaattgaagctttaaAAACTAACAATACATGAGAATTAACTGAGTTACCTGAAGAAAAATTCCTATTGGAAGCAAATGGGCTttcaaaactaaattaaaagttagTAGCGAAGGGTTGCACTCAGACAGATGGTTTAGATTACTTAGAAACTTTTATCCCTGTTGTGAAAATGACATTAGTCAAAACTCTTCCTATAATTGCATATATGAAAGGCTGGACAATGAGCCAACTTGATGTTAATAATGTTTTGCTTCCTgtagatatcaatgaaaaattatatatgaaattGCCACGATGTTTTGAGTCTAAGAATAAAACACTGTCTGCAGGTTGGTTAAGTTTTTGTATGAGTTTAAACAAGTCAGTAGACTGTGGAATACCATTATTTGAGGTTTTAATTTCTTTTGGTTATGTTCAATATCTTTATGATTTTACTCTTTTTATTAAGAAAACCACAAATGTGTTAACTTTTATTAGTGTATGTAGACGATATGACGTTGACAAAAAATTATGAGGAAGAAATATCCAGGGTTCAAAATCACTTCGATGACCTTTTCAAGATCAAAGAGTTAGGATCTTTGAAGTACTTCCTTGGAATATAGGTAGCAAGGTCTTCTACTAGAATCTCTTTGTGCCATAGGAAATATGCACTAGAATTATTAAAAGGCACGAGCATTTTGGCTACTAAACCAACAGTCACACCTATGGACAGTTTGATGCATTTATCAAAGATCAAAGGGTTTTGTTAACCGATCCTCAGTCTTATAAATGATTACTTGGACGATTGTTATATTTGACAACGACAAGGCTTGACGTAGCTTATGTTGTCAACATTTAAGTCATTTGTTAGCCTCTTCCACAGATGTTCATTTACATGCAGCTCATAAAGTTCTTCGGTATTTAAAGAGTGATCTTGCTTCAAGTATATTTTTCCCAACAAAAAGGGATTGCAAACTTAATGCTTATAGTGATTATGACTGTGTAAGTTGTCCAGATTCTAGGCGTTTTGTCACTGATTACACATTATACTTAGGGAAATCTTTGATCTTGTGGAAAAGTAAAAAACAACATACGATGTCGCGCAACTCTAGTGAACCAGAGTATATACACTGCAGAAATTCAATGGCGTTGTTTTCTATTGGATTTGTTAGGATTACAACAACAACATTCTACTTCTCTATATTGTGTATAATAGGTCTACAATTTATATTGTATAGAATCCAATCTATCATGAGCGTATAAAGCATATAAAGTTGGATTACCATTTTGTGCGTGAATAATTGCAAGATCACGTGATTTATCTTTTACCAATTCATACAACACAACAACTAGCGGACATACTATGCCTTTGAATTATGCTCAGCATAGAGATATTGTTTTTTAGTTAGAGATGAAGAATTTGTGTCATTCTATTCAATATGGTTAATGATTAGGTTTTGTTAAGTATCTTTCCGGTTTGAGGAGGGTTAACAGATTAATTGTTGATTAGGTTTTATTAAATTGGGATTAATATTTagttggcttaatacatcatttgctctctgaatttgttcaaaaagtttgattaacCCAtcaactttcaaagtgtcttgatAGTCTCTGAACTTggataaaatgttcagttagttctctgaacttgcgtaaaatgtaatcaattgatcattcggttgcaaaaaagtaagttaagtgcggaagatatattgcactaaaaaataaagttattacttgctcgaCTAAAAACtttgtattctctaatattacaatCGCATACCCccgatcttgattgttttacttttttaagacacgtggaatatatcttccacatttaacttacttttttttgcgaccgaatgatcaattgattacattttatgcaagtttaacGGACTAACTggatattttatacaaattcagAGAGTTATCGagatactttaaaagttcagaggaCCAATCTAATTTTCTGGATAAGTTGAGAGCAAATGATGTAGTAAACCTATTTAGTTAGTTGATCACATGTAACCATGTGAGTGGTATTGTGTACATATACCTATATATGTATTAGAAAAGTTACCGCTTCAATATGTATCTTTCAATTGTGAATACAATTGCTCTCTCTTGTTATTTCTCCTCTATCTCTTTCTTCATTTCACTGATTATATTGTGAAATCACAAGTGTTTTTTATTTAATCCccaaattaatattataaatgtCTCTAAATTGTCAAATAATTCAGCTGATAATGTCATATAATACTCAAATTAACTAAAAATTGTATTTCCCACCTCCTCTCTTCAAATATCGGTGCATGAACACATAATACCAgtctataataataaatatatatttttgtctTTTGGTGCCCTTTCCCTTTCACTAAAATTTTCTactttatttgttgattaatttactTCCTTAATTTTTGACTACCTTAATTTCAAGGTTTCATAAATAGAGGAGCTGATTAAAATgattttatatttgaaatttttcgtCAGAAATTACTATGTAATTTTTCACttgtaaatttatttttcatatataacgTATTCTGataagagggcgagccttggcgcaacggtaaaacgttgttgtcgtgtgaccagaggtcacgggttcgagtcttaggggcggcctcttgccaattaaattggcaagggaaggcttgcccccaatacacccttgtagtgggacccctccccggaccctcgctcagcggggacgcgtaatgcgaccgggccgcccttttaacGTATTCTGATAATCTTGAAGACTCCAGCACATCCTGTTTGAAATTAAAATTTACTAACTTGTAAATCACCAAGCAATAATTTGATGACTACCACACACCAAAAGATTGTGGAATTGCATGTTCAATCCTCAGAATTTTCAAGAGTTGACAAAAAGCCCCAATTtcataatttaaaagaaaagaaaaaaaccaagAAAAAAAGATTTCTTTGTGTTCATATGAACTCAGGTTGAAGTAAATATCATCCttcaaatgaaaatgaagaacTAAACTTAAGAGTATAATGACTTCACAAAATTTCAATGGTTAATATTCTATTCTCACAGCTTGCCAGTCGAAGCAGGGAAAGCTGGAGGCCTGTGGCCGGCCAGGCGGCAGCCAACACTCACCAGACCAATTATGCTGTAATTATAAAATTCCTAATTTTCAAGGACATAAATTAGGTTTCAAACAAAGACACTTTATAGATTTATCTGCCATCTTAAAACGACAATTTCAAAATTAACAAGCATCTTAATACGACAATCAAAACTGTTAATTACTAATAGAGTCACAAATAACTTGTCAAATGGCAACAACCaagtttattatatataaattaatcacacaaaaaaaaactactaAAAGTTTTTAAGATGTAGATTATGttactaacacagttacaaacAGTTTGTCAAAATACACGAAATTTGTCAACAAACTTATTTGGAGGTTCAATGTGACAATCAAATAACTATCAAATTATTCTGTTCAAATTTACAGGCTGAATGTGTTTAGTCGGTAAACCGCTAAATTCAATCGGTAAGTGAGCTACCAAAATTGCAGTAGCTTTACTTGTAGTGGGAATAGCTTTTTTCCTCACAAAAAATGATATAGGCAAATTTGAATAGTAACCCTTTTATAAAACTAAAGAAACACAATTGTGTGgctgtttggaaaaaaaaaaacacaaacatCCAATTTCAGATGACACATGAATGCAAGTAATCTATAAGCATTAGGATAGGTATTGACCATTAAAAGCAGTCCATCTAATAACAATGTCTTGTTGCAAGTCACTTCAAGAGCAAGACAAGTATCTATTTCCTATAAATATCATAATAGTCTTCGAAGTCTGCTGGGAAACGCGTTTTCCAACTTTTTTGGGTCAAGAATACATCCTTTCCTTTTCCTGTTTGAACTCGCATAGATAACTACCTCCTCAAGTAGTAATTTATGCCCTTTATAACTATCTCTTCAGGCCTTGTTTGGATGGGGTATTTTAAAGTAAAGTAAGGTAGGGTAAGGTAAGTGAAGTGAATGAAATAATTTGTTGTGTTTGGATAGAaggtaaggtaagtgatgatttaataatgtaATTGTGTTTGGTTTGATAGTAATGTAAACTAAGGTAAGGTaaattatatacaaaattacttttatatctaAACAATgtcttattttaaaataaaatatagagggtaattttgaaaaaaaaaaatctgtcaCCTCCCTACCCTCCAATTTGGGATGTAAAGAAAATCACTCAAATTTCACCTCACCTACCCTCACTTACTATTACATTCAATTACACATCAAAACAAACAAGATTAGCTACCCTCACTTATCCTCATCCAAACAAGTAATGTAATCTGtcttttttaaaagaaaaacccGCACGTTCTAACTTCTACCCAATTTTTCCAACATTGGatgttaatattattttattacacCAACTCACTTCCATACTAGTTtggacaaaaaataaaaaatctttaAGAATTCCAATGGACAATTTAATATCTTgtcataaagaaaaataaaagggaAGTTGAGTGGAAATTTACTAGAAAATAGCCCCTCGAATGTGAACCAGCTGAAAGCCTCCAACTGCCTTCATTTGGGTTATAAAAACACTCTTTGGCTTTAGCTTCATGGAAATGAAAATCTAAACCTGCCCTTCTTCACCACTATTGCAACTTCCCACCTgaacaaaaaaaacaacaagaaacagaaaaatatattatGGCAAGCAGTAACCAGTCCAGTTTTGATTGCACTAAATTGCTAGCCACCACTCTCAACAAGGCGAAAACAAGATGGCGCATTGCTTATTTAACTATCTATTCTGCTCGGACGATGCTTTCTCTTGTGAGAGACGTAATTGTTCCCGAGAAGAGCAGTTATCATTACTCTGGTATTCTGCATAATGTGCTAAATATTGTAGAACCAACTACTTCCTACCAAGCACAGAAGAAACATGTGACAGGTCCCAGTGTGCTTGACATTGATAAGAAGAGACTTACCGAAATGGTTAAGGAGAAAGACTCCTTAGCTCTTCGTCATTTTGGGGGAACTGAAGGTGTTGCCACTGCTCTTGCGACAAACTTAGAACATGGAATTGATGGTGATGACTGCAATATCATTAAGCGACGTGCCATGTTCGGTTCTAATACTTACAATAAGCCTCCTCCAAAGGGGTTCCTATTCTTTGTGGTGGATGCTTTTAAAGACACTACCATTCTTATTCTCCTGGTTTGTGCTGCTCTTTCTCTTGCTTTTGGCATCAAAGAACATGGAGCAGGTGAAGGTTGGTATGAAGGTGGAAGTATCTTTGTGGCTGTCTTTCTAGTTGTTTTTGTCTCTGCCATTAGCAACTTCAGGCAGGAGACACAATTTGATAAGCTATCACAGATTAGTAGCAACATCAAAATTGACGTTCTTAGAAATGGACATATACAACAGATCTCCATATTTGACATTGTTGTTGGAGATATAGTCTCCTTGAAAATTGGAGATCAAATTCCAGCAGATGGCTTGTTTGCAGATGGGCATTCTTTAGAAGTGGATGAATCAAGCATGACTGGAGAGAGTGACCATGTTGAAGTCAATTCCACTCGGAATCCCTTCTTGTTTTCTGGTTCAAAAGTGGCAGATGGATATGCAACGATGCTTGTGACATCAGTTGGAATGAACACTGCTTGGGGTGAAATGATGAGCTCCATAACCCGTGACTCCAACGAACGAACACCATTGCAAGCTCGGCTTGACAAACTGACTTCTTTTATTGGCAAGGTTGGCCTTTCCGTTGCTTTTCTGGTTCTCGTAGTCATGTTAATTCGCTATTTCACGGGAAATACGAAAGACGAAAATGGAATGACAGAGTACAGAGGCAGCAAAACAGGCACAAGTGATGTGTTAAATGGCGTTGTAAACATTGTAGCTGCTGCTGTCACAATTGTGGTTGTAGCAATTCCAGAGGGTTTACCGTTAGCAGTGACATTAACTCTAGCTTACTCTATGAAGAGAATGATGACAGATCAAGCTATGGTCAGAAAACTCTCAGCTTGTGAAACAATGGGATCAGCCACAGTTATTTGCACTGACAAAACAGGCACTTTGACATTAAATCAGATGCGAGTGACCAATTTCTGGCTTGGCCAAGAATCCATCGACCAAAGTTCTTATAAAGGAATTCTTCCAGCAATTCTCGAATTGTTCCAGCAAGCAGTGGGTTTAAACACAACAGGTAGCATCTACAAACCAGCATCTGGATCTGCACCAGAGTTTTCAGGCAGTCCAACAGAAAAGGCGATCTTGTCATGGGCCGTTTCTGAGATGGGCATGGACATGGACATaataaagaaaacaaataaGATTCTCAATGTTGAAACCTTCAATTCAGAGAAGAAACGAAGTGGGGTTTCAATAAGGAAATTGGCTGACAACACCATTCACGTGCATTGGAAAGGAGCAGCTGAGATGATATTAGCTATGTGTTCACATTATTATGAGAGCAGTGGGACCATAAAGTCCCTAGATGAAGATGCAAGAAGTAAAATTGAGAGAATAATCCAAGGCATGGCAGCTAGTAGCCTCAGATGCATTGCTTTTGCTCACAAGCAAATTGCAGATGAGCAACAGATGAATGACAATGATGAAAATGGTCGCCAACAGCTACAAGAAGATGGTTTGACCTTACTAGGAATAGTCGGACTCAAAGATCCCTGTAGACCAGGAGCCAAGAAGGCCGTTGAAATTTGCAAGTCTGCAGGAGTAAGCATCAAAATGATAACTGGAGACAATGTTTTCACAGCAAAAGCTATAGCTACAGAATGTGGAATATTAAGGCTTGATGACCAAGTAAATGGTGTAGTAGTTGAAGGCATTGAATTTCGGAACTACACTCATGAGCAAAGAATGGACATGGTTGATAACATCTGCGTGATGGCAAGGTCCTCGCCCTTCGACAAACTTCTAATGGTGCAATGCTTGAAGCAGAAAGGTCATGTCGTTGCAGTTACAGGAGATGGCACAAATGATGCACCTGCATTAAAAGAAGCTGATATAGGATTATCTATGGGCATTCAAGGAACTGAGGTTGCTAAAGAAAGCTCAGACATTGTCATTTTGGATGACAATTTTACATCCGTTGCAACAGTTCTAAAGTGGGGACGATGTGTTTATAACAACATCCAGAAATTTATCCAGTTTCAATTGACAGTCAATGTTGCAGCTCTTGTTATCAACTTTGTTGCGGTAGTTTCTGCTGGTGAGGTTCCCCTAACAGCAGTCCAATTGCTGTGGGTTAACCTCATTATGGACACACTTGGAGCTCTGGCCCTTGCGACAGAACGACCCACAGATGAGCTACTGCAGAAGCCGCCTGTAGGTCGAACAGAGCCCCTTATAACAAATATTATGTGGAGAAACCTGCTAGCTCAAGCTATATACCAGATAATAGTGCTTTTGACTTTGCAATTTGAGGGTGAGTCTATATTTAATGTCACCCCAGAGGTAAATGACACGATTATATTCAACACATTTGTACTCTGCCAAGTATTCAACGAGTTCAATGCAAGAAGCTTGGAAAAGCAGAATGTGTTCAGAGGAATCCATAGGAACCATCTGTTTCTTGGTATTGTGGGCATAACTATAATTCTTCAGGTTGTGATGGTGGAGTTCCTAAAGAAGTTTGCAAGTACAGAAAGGCTGAATTGGGAGCAATGGCTAGTCTGTGTCCTAATTGCAGTAGTATCATGGCCAATTGGTTGGGTTGTGAAGCTCATAGCTGTACCAGACGAACCATTTGTTGGTTACCTGAGAAGGCCATTCTCTAGAATGAAAAGGGCTATGCATAGAAAACCCTCTTCATCTGGGCTTGGAACTGAGTGTGGGAGAACATGAAAGGTTCTGGAGCTGTAAGGTGAAAGGATGGCATGGGCAGCACTTCGCAAGTAATTTATGATGAGTATCTAGTCAACACCTCAGACTATGCCAATTGTGCATCCTGAAGTAAACAGAGCAACAAAAAGCAATATCAGATAAAGAACAAATTAAGTGAACTGGCTCGAGTTAAGCCTAAGGAAGATCCAACAGTCAATTAAGCCAGCACAACTGATATGTTCAGTATAGAGCCTAAGCGGCTCATGCATCAGACAGCAGCATGAGATGAACCCCTCCATGCTACACGTAAGAACTTGCCTTGGCAATCTGACAACTCACAGTATAAAAGTAGCAGCTAACAGGTTCAAATTAAATCGATATCAGGACCTAACCCCTCAAAGTTTCATCCAAGTGCTATTTATGAAGATTTAAGAACATCAATGTCGTAGAAACAGTACTGTGCTTTGGGATAAAGTCCATGCTTCTGTATTAAATGGTTCATGCTGCAAGTAGAAGTTTGTTTGAGTGAATGGCATGATACATAGCAAGGTTTCAGTTCCAAAATTCTAGATTCGCAATATATTAAGTAGCTGGCTTCTTCTTGTAAAGTTAATAATCTCTCTGTAAAGAAAGGTCTCCTTCCACATATGTAAGGAAAAACAGGTTGCTCGGGGTTTTGCTTTTTCTCTTTTCATTGAAGGTTTCCATGAAAATCTTGGTGCTCAAGTTTTGTAGCTTATTTGACTTCCTATAGTGAATTCTTTCTCACGATATTATGTTGTTATGTGATTATTGTTCCCCAATTTTACACTTGAACTGATAGGCTTCAGGAAATAGACAAGATGAAATTTTGGATAATGGGTGTAAATGAATTTAGATAAATAAGGTATTAAGATTTATGTATTTAGGAGCAGTTAACTAGTAATGGCAGAATAATTCCTCATTAAGAATCAAAAGAACATCTAAATTAAGAACATTGAAAGACTCTAAGCAAGAAGGCAAAGATGATATCAATTGGAGAAAATGTAACTTGCAGATCAACAGTTTTGGCCATCAGATCCTTCCAagcaaaaagaataaatgaaCAAAGTCATTCAATTAGCTCGCATACATTCAAATGCAATTAACGAGGTATACTCTAATGGTTTAATCTGGAAATAGCAGTATTTAGAACCAAGGAGAACAACGCTACTTGTTATTTCACTAGATTGTCTAGATAATGCATACTGCATATTTGCGAAActagaaaagagaaagagaacaaaataaaaatgtggaCTAACCAGCAATAACCACCGACAAGAGCAACAGAACTTCCATTTTGTGTAAGAGACAAACGAACAATCTCCTTTGAGAAGGAAGGAACATTGCGGCTCTTCTGATCGACAAATCTTCAATTCATACTAATCAAAATCTGCAATTATACTATACGTCCTGCCACAGTTCATCCATGCGCCTCGGCCAATAATTTGATGCCATCAGTGTTGTAATTTACTTGTTAATTTCCACCTTTTGTTCTAACCAACCATCATTATTATGGGAGCTTGTTATTTTCtcgggttaattataaaaatgg encodes:
- the LOC136218225 gene encoding calcium-transporting ATPase 12, plasma membrane-type, with protein sequence MASSNQSSFDCTKLLATTLNKAKTRWRIAYLTIYSARTMLSLVRDVIVPEKSSYHYSGILHNVLNIVEPTTSYQAQKKHVTGPSVLDIDKKRLTEMVKEKDSLALRHFGGTEGVATALATNLEHGIDGDDCNIIKRRAMFGSNTYNKPPPKGFLFFVVDAFKDTTILILLVCAALSLAFGIKEHGAGEGWYEGGSIFVAVFLVVFVSAISNFRQETQFDKLSQISSNIKIDVLRNGHIQQISIFDIVVGDIVSLKIGDQIPADGLFADGHSLEVDESSMTGESDHVEVNSTRNPFLFSGSKVADGYATMLVTSVGMNTAWGEMMSSITRDSNERTPLQARLDKLTSFIGKVGLSVAFLVLVVMLIRYFTGNTKDENGMTEYRGSKTGTSDVLNGVVNIVAAAVTIVVVAIPEGLPLAVTLTLAYSMKRMMTDQAMVRKLSACETMGSATVICTDKTGTLTLNQMRVTNFWLGQESIDQSSYKGILPAILELFQQAVGLNTTGSIYKPASGSAPEFSGSPTEKAILSWAVSEMGMDMDIIKKTNKILNVETFNSEKKRSGVSIRKLADNTIHVHWKGAAEMILAMCSHYYESSGTIKSLDEDARSKIERIIQGMAASSLRCIAFAHKQIADEQQMNDNDENGRQQLQEDGLTLLGIVGLKDPCRPGAKKAVEICKSAGVSIKMITGDNVFTAKAIATECGILRLDDQVNGVVVEGIEFRNYTHEQRMDMVDNICVMARSSPFDKLLMVQCLKQKGHVVAVTGDGTNDAPALKEADIGLSMGIQGTEVAKESSDIVILDDNFTSVATVLKWGRCVYNNIQKFIQFQLTVNVAALVINFVAVVSAGEVPLTAVQLLWVNLIMDTLGALALATERPTDELLQKPPVGRTEPLITNIMWRNLLAQAIYQIIVLLTLQFEGESIFNVTPEVNDTIIFNTFVLCQVFNEFNARSLEKQNVFRGIHRNHLFLGIVGITIILQVVMVEFLKKFASTERLNWEQWLVCVLIAVVSWPIGWVVKLIAVPDEPFVGYLRRPFSRMKRAMHRKPSSSGLGTECGRT